From a single Seriola aureovittata isolate HTS-2021-v1 ecotype China chromosome 18, ASM2101889v1, whole genome shotgun sequence genomic region:
- the dipk1b gene encoding divergent protein kinase domain 1B, which produces MPRALRRLVHLVLFCPLSKGLQSRLPAIKVKYLLLAWLGILIASWVIYMQYASYSELCRGHVCHMVICDHYRRGIISGSSCKALCDQRSLTLQRCMSTSSTHQVYSGLWKERPVVIKCGIEDPVKTDGAPDSVLRQEMSLFDKPTRGTSMDEFKEMLHSFLKAKLGEQPSLNTLVDRVITLADINQDGKVSLAEAKSIWALLQINEFLLMVALQEKEHTPKLLGFCGDLYVTERVSHSSLYRLEVPHYLQALVPEALSSSLNHWLAPAWPRRARITIGLLEFVEEVFHGSYGSFLICDASPYHVGYNSKYDCKMANLRSVASEAVVRGYLRGRRCETNADCTYGRDCTATCDRLVKQCNTEVVQPNLAKVCVLLQDFLLFGAPSDLRGDLEKQLRTCVTLSGLASQMEVHHSLVLNNLKTLLWKKISNTQYS; this is translated from the exons ATGCCCAGGGCATTACGGAGGCTGGTCCATTTGGTGCTGTTCTGCCCTCTGTCTAAAGGCCTGCAG AGCCGTCTCCCAGCCATTAAAGTGAAGTACCTTCTCCTGGCATGGCTGGGCATCCTCATCGCCAGCTGGGTCATCTACATGCAGTATGCCTCTTACTCTGAACTCTGCCGTGGGCATGTCTGCCATATGGTCATT tGTGATCATTACAGAAGGGGTATAATATCAGGCTCATCCTGCAAGGCATTGTGTGATCAGAGAAGTCTAACCCTGCAGCGCTGCATGTCCACTTCCTCTACACATCAG GTGTACAGTGGACTGTGGAAGGAGAGACCCGTTGTGATCAAGTGTGGTATTGAGGATCCAGTCAAGACTGACGGAGCTCCAGACTCTGTACTGCGACAGGAGATGAGCTTATTTGACAAACCCACTCGTGGAACCTCTATGGATGAATTTAAAGAGATGCTGCACAGTTTCCttaag GCTAAGCTTGGTGAGCAGCCATCTTTGAACACCTTGGTGGACAGGGTCATCACACTGGCTGATATCAATCAGGACGGCAAAGTGTCTCTAGCAGAGGCCAAGTCTATCTGGGCTCTTCTACAGATCAATGAATTCCTTCTAATGGTGGCGCTGCAGGAGAAGGAGCACACGCCCAAGCTGCTTGGCTTCTGTGGAGACTTGTATGTGACAGAACGTGTGAGCCACAGCTCCCTCTACAGGCTAGAGGTGCCTCATTACCTGCAGGCTCTGGTCCCAGAGGCCTTGAGCTCCAGCTTGAACCACTGGCTTGCACCAGCCTGGCCCCGAAGAGCTCGCATCACCATCGGCCTGCTGGAGTTTGTGGAAGAGGTCTTCCATGGGTCCTACGGGAGTTTCTTAATATGCGATGCCAGTCCTTACCATGTGGGCTACAATTCAAAGTATGACTGCAAGATGGCCAACCTGCGCAGTGTGGCATCTGAGGCTGTTGTCCGGGGATATTTGAGGGGGCGACGATGTGAGACTAACGCAGACTGTACTTACGGCCGGGACTGCACGGCCACCTGTGATCGACTAGTGAAGCAGTGTAATACTGAGGTTGTACAGCCCAATCttgcaaaagtgtgtgtgctgttgcaggattttctgctttttggaGCACCTTCAGACCTCCGTGGAGATTTAGAAAAGCAGCTACGCACCTGTGTGACACTCAGCGGTCTGGCAAGCCAGATGGAGGTGCATCACTCACTAGTCCTTAACAACCTGAAGACATTATTGTGGAAGAAAATTTCCAACACTCAGTACTCTTGA